A stretch of DNA from Gasterosteus aculeatus chromosome 7, fGasAcu3.hap1.1, whole genome shotgun sequence:
GTCACACCGGCTACACTGGGACATAGAGGGTGCCGTGCAGACCTACATCCAGCCTTTGCTTACAAAACTGGCGTCTGTGGCCAACTTTAGCATTGACTCTCAGgtaatgtgtgtgaatgtgtgaatgtgcacCATTCCCTTTGGCCAGAATGATGAATGAACATTCCTTACAGACTTTGTACTACGCCATGCTCGGTGTCAATCCGCGCTTCGACAGCAGCCTCGGTGCTTACACACTCAGCCCTGACAGCCTTGCACATATGATCAACCCTGTGGAGGCCAGACTGGGTAAAAGAAAACTGCGCTCTGAATGTATTTCAAGTATGGTGTAGTCTATCCTGACGTGTTTATGTataactgtgtttttttgcttttaattctAAGGCTCAAATGCTGCATCTTCCAACCCGGTGTTGAATTTCCTTCTGTATGTCCCAGATGCCCAACATTCACCACTTCACATACATGACAGCAAGAAACAGGAAGTGCCCACTAATGCGTTTCACTCTCCACGTTGGGGTGGAATTATGGTAAAATAATCCTAAAGCATCATTGGGGTGCAGTTGCATGAATACTCTGAATTTAAGTGATTATGTCATGTATTACAAATATTTGTCTTGGGTATGTAGTGTTTGTGTACCAAATAATTAGCCAAATAATGTCTTTTTTATAGGTTTATAATGTTGATGGTTTCTATGGACCAGAGGCTGTATTCCCTGTTGACCTCAACATCAACATGGCCAAAGTCATGGGGGTATTTCTTGCACAGCTTCGGTAAGTGGACACCTACAATACGACAGATGTCGCTTTCCATGTAAACACGAGGTAACTTTCCTGTACCACGTCCTTCCAGACTGTTGCTGGGTGTGCAGTCGCCTAACGCTCCCTCAGGCTTCCTGGTGGCGCCGTGCAGCAGGACGGGACTAGCCGACTGGGAGCTGGACCGTCTCATGTGGAGTCGGAGTGTGGAAAATGTTGCAACGGCAACCACAACCATCACATCGCTGGCACAGCTATTGGACCAAATAGGCAACATCGTTATCAATGACAACATTGCTGAACAGGTAAGACACTTGCAGTAATCAGTAGGTTTCTATTAGTTGGCTTTTTGTGTAGAAAATATGTGTAGGTGTATATAAACCCAAAATATAATATGCATGGAAGAAATGGATGCAGCAGTGTCCTCCCAATTGcactttattacatttttcttagAATTAACTAGAATACTAGTTACATTGCTCTTCATGTAATGCAACGCAGCATAAACCCTTACCATATATATTTAATCAATGTGAAAAAATTCATTTAACTGCTACTTTAAACTACCACAGCAGCTTCCATTTTGATTGCAAAAGACAGGGAGGGGATGGATATGAAAAACGCTGCTGTTTattgagggggaaaaagtatcccTTCCTCAACATAACACTGCTTGTACGAACACAATGTCATGCCGATTACCTCAAAAGAAGTTGCCCGTTATACTAGTCTGTTATCATATTTGCATCAGTTATTTCCAACCAGTGATTGCTGTTGATGCTCCACAGGTGTCCAGCGCTGTCACGTCTCTTCAGCTGGCTGTGGCTGAGTTAGAGGCCGGGAACCTCCGCTTTGCTCTGCAGTACAGTAAAGAGGCCATCCTGGCATCAGAAAGGGCTTTCTTTGACCCTTcacttctccatctcctctacTTTCCAGATGACCAGAAGTTTGCTATCTACATACCTCTCTTCCTGCCAATGTGTGTTCCTATTCTTCTGTCACTGCTTAAAATAGTATCTGACGCGCGACAGAAACGCAGGGAGAAGCAAGCCAAGAAGGACTGAGCCACATAAAGGAAAGATGTGATGATCCGGTGGTCtgaacaaaaaacgttttatGAACCGTTTGGTTGGCGGCCTTGATATTTAGGTACAAAAGTATGCAGGAAGAATGAATCATTTGCAGCACCGGGGTGTGGAAATTACAAAACAGtcatgtggggttttttttgtttcatgtaaGGAATTGTCTTTACCGTCATACCAAAATTTTAAGGAGTGGCCACCTTTGATGTGTGACACTTACTTACTATACTGGGAAGCTTGAATTGttgtgaatattttatatttgaattcCACTTTCTATTCTAAGttattaacaaataaaaaaaacttaagTTGTATCTCGTTCTTTCTGTGTGGTTAGCAAGAAAATAAGACTATATCATTGTATTCAGAAGGTAAAGGAATTTAAAGTAATTCTGTCCCTTAGAAATAAACATTAATTATATTTGCTAGTTCTTTTTCTAGCACTTTAAATTGCATATATGTAGTTTGTAATTCagtattttctttcttgttaaAGACTGAAGATCTTTCAAGAGTATCAAGGCGCTTCAGGCGAACGAACCTCGAGGAaacatcttttttcttttaaaagctAGAGCTTCTTGTTCCCTCACAGGGTGAAGGATACTTCCACCGCAGTCCTGTAGGGGGCAGTGCGCACATTTAAAGCAGGTTCTGCTCCGTtataccacagaagaagaggggCGCTTTGTTGGAGGAAGGCTAGGGCTCGCGGCTCCAAGTTTTAGCTCGTGTTAATTTGATTATTGTTAGATCCACTCCCGGGTTTTCCAGCTGTACCGTTAGCTGCATGGTTATTAGCTAATTTACTCACTATATATTGCATTCCGTTATCTATCCAACCACCACCCTTTCGTTTGTTCGACCCGAGGCGATCGGCTTCGCCAGTTTGCTAACTTCCTTAGCTAACTGTTATTGTTAGCTAGCTATTTCTGCGCTAATATGTCTGGCGGAGGTGTAGTTCGAGGACCAGCAGGGAGCAACGATTGTCGCATATACGTGGGGAATCTTCCCCCCGATATCCGCTCAAAGGACGTCGAagatttgttttacaaatatggagctATTCGCGACATCGATCTGAAAAACCGAAGAGGAGGACCACCGTTCGCCTTCGTGCAGTTCGAGGACCCGAGGTGAGCTAATTACATTCTCCCGCCACGTCCCGGCGCTAAACCGCTAGTCCGTTTACAcgtgcttttttttaactggtgGATTTAGAAAACATTAATCGGTAGGCAATTAATTTGCAATAAATCCTTCCTGCATGGAGGTTGAAACGTAAAAACCGCTTCACGGCGGTAATGTTAATGATTTACACTACGTGATCATTTTGGAGGGAGTATTTTGTGGGGCCATTTGCTTTATAAAGTGCCTGTGCGCATACTGAGCTTTTTTATTTATGCATGCAATATTCCGCTCCTCTTGTGTTTTGCATTTaggtgatttttttctttttaacttgttTCCCAGGGATTCTGAGGATGCAGTCTACGGACGTGATGGCTATGACTACGATGGCTACCGCTTGCGTGTTGAGTTTCCTAGAAGtgggcgagggggaggaggcggaggaggaggcggcggcggaggaggcgggggtGGTGGACCCATGGGACCCCAAAGGGGAAGGCATGGCCCCCCCTCTCGACGATCAGAGTACAGGGTTCTTGTGTCAGGTGCGTGAAGTGTTGTCATTTTCCACGTttgtgcaatttcatcaaataatccGATTTataacttgctatagataagagccattataagtacaatttaagtgctccTATTTGTTGgcgtttttagtcaaggtagagccTGAAAAGGTGTCTTTACTTGGCGGCGGAAGATGTAAATTTAGTCTCACatctctccctttcccccctCCCCAGGTCTTCCATCCAGTGGAAGCTGGCAGGACCTAAAGGATCACATGCGCGAGGCAGGTGATGTATGTTATGCGGATGTGTACCGCGATGGCACCGGGGTAGTTGAGTTTGTACGCAAAGAAGACATGTCCTACGCTGTCCGTCAGTTGGATAACACCAAGTTTCGTTCTCATGAGGTACGTATGGGGTTGCAGCCTCAAGCTAACTTAATAAGGAATCCCTGTGGGACTCCGTTTTGGATATCACATTTTTTCTCAAATGAAGAAAGCAGGAGGGAAGGTGGAGATGACTGGGCAGTAAGTAAATGCCAGTTTTATGCTGGAATGATTAttcaatgttgctttgcagtatAATTCTGTGCCTTTCATCTGTTCCTATCCGTCAATGCCTGTcttatttaatatatttggcaaaatataatAACGTATTTTTGAATATTAAATTTCTTTTGTAAACCAGATGTTTAGTCGGTTCTTTAAGATGGTGTCCAATCGGGTTATAGCAACGTACACATGATTGACGCTCAGCTGtgcgtgtggttgtgtgtgtttagggagAGACCGCCTACATTCATGTGAAGGTGGACGGCCCCCGCAGCCCGAGCTACGGTCGTTCTCGCTCTCGTAGCCGAAGTCGCAGCCGTAGTCGTAGCCGAAGCCCGAGCCAAAGCAAGAGTGGGTCACGTCGCAGCAGAGGGTCCCCACGCTACTCTCCTCGCCGCTCCCGCTCCCGCACCTAAAGCCACCACAGCCGGGGCGGTGGTGTGACTCGGAGCCGGAGGGGAAATCTTCACATCACTCAACAAATCCTGTATACTCACCACGGATCATCTCATGATACCCGTTTACACTGTCTTCTTGTGTATTCCCCTttaccccctctcctccctctcactctcaCAAGCACACTTTTTTGTTGCCGTTTTCTTGTTTAGATATAATTTTTGTCCGCGGACCCattcttccttttccttttttttttttcaccatcagTTTTCTGATCTGTCACTCCTGCCTCTGCTTTTCTTCTGCTTGTCCTTGTACGCTTTTTTGAAGATTGAACTTCTTTTAAAGCATATACTACTGTCCTTTGACCttcttgtgtgtctctctgtagaGTTCAGAGGAACAGGATAGGATGGGAACAGAGGAAACAGTTCATATTAAGAtaaacaggaggaggagtcaAATATGGCACCAATGGTATGATGGCTGTGCCTTGTCAACTGTGAAATCTGCATTataaggctgttttttttgttttacatgcgCTTGACAATAGTGCTGTTGTTGAATGTTTTCAGTAGTAACACGTTCTGTATACCACTTTGTATTTGGAGACTcacaaccttttcttttttgcttttgctaGTCTTGGTCATTTACGTCTCCAACGTAAATATTAGTAGTTTGGGAATGATTCTATCgggtgtttcctgtttttttccatGGAGTTAACTTCCTCGTAGATGCATTTATTGATAATTTTATTTTGGTATATTTCTGAAGGTGTGATTCTAACTTGCCTCCTTCTCTTTGGTTCTGCTGGTATTCTGAAGGTTTGGACTGGGCTCATTGTCCCCCATTCCGGAGCCGGATCAGGATTCAGGATCAGAGCAGGATTAGGATTAGGCTTCAGGATGGATACATGGATCAGGAGCATGGGAGCATTTTACCGGGAGGTGATCCTGACCCCTGGCCCTGGCCACATAACCCCGTCAAACCGGAAATAGGAAAATATTCAAACTAAATTGgctttcaaataatccaaatattttttttcttctccattttGTGTGGGACCTCAGAGACACAATTGCTGGCGGCACTGTGACAAgcgattttatttttatttttcaaaattataaaaaaaaaagaagagctcaAAACCAGGAGGAGGGCTGGAAAGTGCAGGATGGATCCACACGCTTAAGGAGAGTGGTAAATAGTGAGCGACCATTAACAGCGGAatagggagggaagagggaggacTGGGACGCGACAAGGGAATGTGACCGTAATGTGGTTTGTATCTTTTTCTTAGGTCAGTCTTTTGCTGCGGACgatgatttgattgattttcttAAGTATAATCTCCAGGATCCTAAAGCTTTATTCTCTTTTAATAAAAATTTCAATAACATAGGTTTGCCCTGTCTCTTTTTTCTGTCTTAATTCCTCAAAAGATCTGAAATACTTTTTGGATGACTTGGATTAACCCTATTCCTGATTGTATTTTCAATTCAGTGTTAGTTAAAAGGTGGTTTAGTAGTTTGGTAAAAGGCCCTCATTTAATCTGTAACTGGTGCCCTTTTATAAACGTATGTTTTGTATGTGGAATCAGTAGAAGTACCATTTTTCTGAACTATGAGATAATGGTCAAGCGTGGAAGCATTTTACAATCCCTGTCCCTTTAGctaaatttgttttgtgtcagaCCTCAGACGCATTCACAGATGAGTCGAGGAGTACTGTGAGTTGCAGTCCATCATTTAGACttaagaaaaactaaatagatTATCATTAGCGAGCTAAAGCAATCTATTCACTGAAATTAATTGGCATCTGTTCTGTACTGTGTGTTCCATTGAAACAAAGAACTCAAAATTAAAGCTGAGATGAAAAGTGAAAACTGCTTCAGACTCATAACTGACTAGATTGGGTTTTTGTGGGATCGTGCATTGTGTACATTTGTAAATGATTGATGCTAATGGGGAGGAAAATTACACCTTTTCAGCAGCATGGTTTTCATCTTTCATGTCTTCAAAAATTCACATAAAAACGCTTCTCATTTGTCCCCAAATTAATGGAAAAGGTCTGCCAAGGTGAAATTTAAATTATGCAAAATTGTCAATACATGAGGTGTAAACTATAAACCAGTTATGCCAATGATCCCATTACTA
This window harbors:
- the pigs gene encoding GPI transamidase component PIG-S isoform X1, whose translation is MATTEVERRRGQLAALSIAVVVIVVGVPLWWKTTETYRAWLPVSQINELSNLQLQLSADVEVVFARGTVTPEQQKKVPLTRTQDEEHSVDEDTALRYRYETRYRTATIMEEDALDQPTAAEADLSLHTLSESPCGSLVVYVIPESSSLLPQDVDVYIGQRRTALLRIGGQIRVGKTLDLLLAHLEPRIKQVLQVMSFSHTDITAALSDRVRLSPGNKESIADSMRTFKSSPGYEITFSLLNPDPKSHRLHWDIEGAVQTYIQPLLTKLASVANFSIDSQTLYYAMLGVNPRFDSSLGAYTLSPDSLAHMINPVEARLGSNAASSNPVLNFLLYVPDAQHSPLHIHDSKKQEVPTNAFHSPRWGGIMVYNVDGFYGPEAVFPVDLNINMAKVMGVFLAQLRLLLGVQSPNAPSGFLVAPCSRTGLADWELDRLMWSRSVENVATATTTITSLAQLLDQIGNIVINDNIAEQVSSAVTSLQLAVAELEAGNLRFALQYSKEAILASERAFFDPSLLHLLYFPDDQKFAIYIPLFLPMCVPILLSLLKIVSDARQKRREKQAKKD
- the pigs gene encoding GPI transamidase component PIG-S isoform X2 yields the protein MATTEVERRRGQLAALSIAVVVIVVGVPLWWKTTETYRAWLPVSQINELSNLQLQLSADVEVVFARGTVTPEQQKKVPLTRTQDEEHSVDEDTALRYRYETRYRTATIMEEDALDQPTAAEADLSLHTLSESPCGSLVVYVIPESSSLLPQDVDVYIGQRRTALLRIGGQIRVGKTLDLLLAHLEPRIKQVLQVMSFSHTDITAALSDRVRLSPGNKESIADSMRTFKSSPGYEITFSLLNPDPKSHRLHWDIEGAVQTYIQPLLTKLASVANFSIDSQTLYYAMLGVNPRFDSSLGAYTLSPDSLAHMINPVEARLDAQHSPLHIHDSKKQEVPTNAFHSPRWGGIMVYNVDGFYGPEAVFPVDLNINMAKVMGVFLAQLRLLLGVQSPNAPSGFLVAPCSRTGLADWELDRLMWSRSVENVATATTTITSLAQLLDQIGNIVINDNIAEQVSSAVTSLQLAVAELEAGNLRFALQYSKEAILASERAFFDPSLLHLLYFPDDQKFAIYIPLFLPMCVPILLSLLKIVSDARQKRREKQAKKD
- the srsf1b gene encoding serine/arginine-rich splicing factor 1B yields the protein MSGGGVVRGPAGSNDCRIYVGNLPPDIRSKDVEDLFYKYGAIRDIDLKNRRGGPPFAFVQFEDPRDSEDAVYGRDGYDYDGYRLRVEFPRSGRGGGGGGGGGGGGGGGGGPMGPQRGRHGPPSRRSEYRVLVSGLPSSGSWQDLKDHMREAGDVCYADVYRDGTGVVEFVRKEDMSYAVRQLDNTKFRSHEGETAYIHVKVDGPRSPSYGRSRSRSRSRSRSRSRSPSQSKSGSRRSRGSPRYSPRRSRSRT